The following proteins are encoded in a genomic region of Dioscorea cayenensis subsp. rotundata cultivar TDr96_F1 chromosome 8, TDr96_F1_v2_PseudoChromosome.rev07_lg8_w22 25.fasta, whole genome shotgun sequence:
- the LOC120266511 gene encoding uncharacterized protein LOC120266511, producing the protein MYVCIIDQKVVMQEPRIMTGKEVTQQKPRKRKTLSLVASASQMKEISKPSHKTRKGSKTNLKNAVTPPFQHSDRSTPDSFPDSSGLSDEYRALRRKYLLLEEESFSVGKELGGVEAEVKTLEDEKSALLDQLVVLEGLIDPSELQAKGGL; encoded by the exons ATG TATGTTTGCATTATAGACCAGAAGGTTGTAATGCAAGAACCTCGGATCATGACAGGCAAGGAAGTTACCCAGCAGAAACCTCGGAAGAGAAAAACATTATCCCTGGTTGCATCTGCTAGTCAGATGAAAGAGATTTCTAAGCCCTCTCACAAGACAAGAAAAGGATCTAAGACAAACCTGAAGAATGCTGTCACTCCTCCATTCCAACATTCTGATAGATCCACTCCAGATTCTTTTCCTGATTCCTCAGGGTTAAGTGATGAATACCGGGCATTAAGGCGCAAGTATCTATTATTGGAGGAAGAGAGCTTTTCAGTGGGGAAAGAACTGGGTGGTGTTGAAGCAGAAGTGAAAACTCTTGAAGATGAGAAATCTGCACTTTTGGACCAGCTGGTTGTCTTAGAAGGTCTCATTGATCCTTCAGAGCTTCAAGCTAAAGGTGGCTTGTAA
- the LOC120267302 gene encoding LOW QUALITY PROTEIN: probable L-type lectin-domain containing receptor kinase S.5 (The sequence of the model RefSeq protein was modified relative to this genomic sequence to represent the inferred CDS: inserted 1 base in 1 codon; deleted 2 bases in 1 codon), whose protein sequence is MQVSKSLILTLLIFLFPASGDGFPFTSFVFTNFNQSNIKDFFLSRGTGASGALQLTQDTANPAQITMVNNSGRIIYNKPFNLWQPLNSTTNKTAYFSTSFLMNIANMTLSPGEGMAFVILPSLDEPPLASFGGYLGLTNETLDGKPSNQIIAVEFDTVKQEANNDPDDNHVGLNINSVKSVATEPLSTIAINISSFPAKNYTVWIDYDGFAHKINVSMAVDGENKPSVPVLSKDLDISLFVAPKSYFGFTASTSTNVELNCVLKWNLSVEALPEDDNNDGIAAWLLVVIIVASIAVVAVVGYFLLYKMRMKKRDPVMLMSTLKRLPGTPKEFKFKELKKATKNFDEKMRLGQGGFGVVYKGVLPEDNTEVIVKKFSRDSTKCEDDFLSELVIINKLRHKHLVKLVGKWCHENGVLLLVYEYMPNGSLNMHLFGGPVLNWSLRYNIIAGVASALHYLHNEYDKRVVHRDLKASNIMLDAAFNARLGDLGLARALETDKTSYAELEHLGVPGTMGYIAPECFHTGKATRESDVYAFGAVILETVCGRRPRCDVSGFQSLVDWVWKLHREGRIXDSVDVRLAGQYDHEDARRLLQLGLACSHPAPVERPKAEVVVQIIGGAVAPPLVPQFKPAFMWPAAVNFNLMFQNNIMDFAVSVGNSERDKLGTRLIPVMSQLINKARDVVVEESLLICHHYFTLFIVTQ, encoded by the exons ATGCAGGTATCCAAAAGCCTCATCCTCACTCTTCTCATCTTCCTCTTCCCAGCCAGCGGCGACGGCTTCCCCTTCACAAGCTTCGTATTCACAAACTTTAACCAAAGCAATATCAAAGATTTCTTCTTGTCCAGGGGTACTGGTGCAAGCGGGGCATTACAGCTCACCCAAGACACCGCTAACCCTGCT CAGATTACCATGGTGAACAACTCTGGCCGCATAATCTACAACAAACCATTCAATCTCTGGCAGCCATTGAACTCCACAACAAACAAGACAGCTTACTTCTCCACGTCATTCCTCATGAACATAGCCAATATGACCCTTTCTCCCGGCGAAGGCATGGCTTTTGTTATTCTACCATCTCTTGATGAGCCTCCTCTGGCTAGCTTCGGTGGCTACCTTGGCCTCACCAACGAAACTCTGGATGGTAAACCCTCTAACCAGATAATAGCCGTGGAGTTCGACACTGTCAAACAAGAGGCTAATAATGATCCAGATGACAACCATGTTGGTCTGAATATCAACAGTGTCAAGTCCGTTGCCACCGAGCCACTGTCAACAATTGCCATTAATATCTCATCTTTTCCGGCGAAAAACTACACCGTCTGGATCGACTATGATGGTTTTGCTCATAAGATCAACGTGTCCATGGCCGTCGATGGTGAGAATAAGCCCAGCGTGCCAGTCCTTAGTAAAGATCTTGATATCAGTTTATTCGTTGCTCCAAAGTCATATTTTGGTTTCACTGCCTCAACCAGCACCAACGTTGAGCTTAATTGTGTCCTCAAATGGAACCTCAGTGTTGAGGCTCTACCTGAAGATGATAACAATGATGGCATAGCCGCCTGGCTGTTGGTTGTGATCATTGTAGCATCAATTGCAGTGGTTGCGGTTGTTGGATACTTCTTACTGTATAAAATGCGCATGAAGAAAAGGGACCCGGTTATGCTAATGAGTACTCTCAAAAGGTTGCCAGGAACtccaaaagagttcaagttCAAAGAGCTGAAGAAAGCTACCAAGAACTTTGATGAGAAAATGAGGCTAGGACAGGGAGGCTTTGGGGTTGTCTACAAGGGTGTGCTCCCAGAGGATAACACAGAGGTAATCGTGAAGAAATTCTCTAGAGACAGCACCAAGTGTGAGGACGATTTCCTCTCCGAGCTCGTCATCATCAACAAGCTACGTCACAAGCATTTGGTCAAGCTCGTTGGTAA aTGGTGCCACGAGAACGGAGTACTCCTCTTGGTGTATGAATACATGCCTAATGGAAGCTTAAACATGCACTTGTTTGGAGGTCCAGTGCTGAATTGGAGTCTGAGGTACAACATCATCGCTGGCGTGGCTTCCGCGTTGCACTACCTGCACAACGAGTACGACAAAAGGGTCGTGCACAGAGACCTCAAGGCCTCGAACATCATGCTAGACGCTGCATTCAACGCACGTCTCGGTGACTTAGGCCTGGCGCGTGCTCTCGAGACAGACAAGACCTCCTACGCTGAGCTGGAGCACCTCGGCGTGCCCGGCACCATGGGTTACATTGCCCCCGAATGCTTCCACACCGGGAAGGCCACGCGTGAGTCCGATGTATACGCGTTCGGTGCTGTCATTCTGGAGACCGTGTGCGGTCGTCGTCCACGCTGCGATGTTTCTGGGTTTCAATCCCTGGTTGACTGGGTATGGAAGCTGCACAGGGAGGGGAGGA TGGACTCGGTAGACGTGAGGCTGGCCGGTCAGTACGACCACGAGGAT GCTAGGAGGCTGCTGCAGTTGGGGCTGGCTTGTAGCCACCCGGCGCCGGTGGAGAGACCAAAAGCAGAGGTTGTGGTGCAGATCATTGGTGGAGCAGTGGCGCCGCCTTTGGTGCCTCAGTTCAAGCCGGCGTTCATGTGGCCGGCAGCCGTG AACTTCAATTTAATGTTTCAAAACAACATCATGGACTTTGCAGTTAGTGTTGGCAACAGTGAGAGGGATAAGCTGGGCACCAGGTTGATACCGGTTATGTCACAGCTCATCAACAAGGCCAGAGATGTTGTGGTGGAGGAGAGTCTCTTGATTTGCCATCATTATTTCACATTGTTCATTGTGACCCAGTAG